The region TCCTACGATCAGGAAGGTATTCTGTGGAACCTTATGATGACAGATACAGCTTCACTGCATCTGCAGCCTGCTGATAATTGCTGCAGCCTGGCAATCTTCCACGATGAGGGATACAAGGACAGCGATGTGGATGTGGAAATACAAATTTCGGTAAAAGGTGTTTATCATGATACGGAGCACGTTGTGTTTAAAACTGTACCTGAAATAGAGATCGCCTCAGCGACCTACAAAGGCAGCTATGAGCAGCTTACCGCTGTAAACAATTCCGTGGCAAACTGGGTAAATGATAATGGATATGAATTTAACGGAGCCATGTTTTGCATCTATCACGTCAGTCCCGCCCAAACCCAGAACCCAGAGGAGTTAGTGACCGAGGTTTGCTATCCAGTTAAAAAGAAATAATAATAACCGAATATCAATGAATTCGAAAGACAGCTTTGCAGTCAAGACCACCCGTAAAACGGGTGGCTTGTGAAAAGGGTATAACCCTTTGATACTAGGCCAGCGTCTCAAGGCGCTGGCTTTCACTTCGTTCAAGCCACTATGCTTTTGACTCGTCGCCGCCCCTGAAGGGGCCTTTGTAATACCGACTAACCCTTAAAAGGGTCCTCGTATTCTTTTACACTTAGTTTATCTTGCATAATATCCGCTTTTTCCTGCTCCTGTATATATTTTCGGATGGTGTCCTCATTTAGTCCTACTGTGCTTACATAGTATCCTTCCGACCAAAAATGTCGGTTTCCGAATTTATACTTTAGGTTTGCGTGGCGATCAAACATCATAAGGGCGGATTTGCCTTTTAGATAACCCATAAAACTGGATATGCTAATTTTAGGTGGAATACTTACCAGCATATGTACATGATCCGGCATAATATGGCCTTCTAAGATTTGGACCCCCCTTATAATTACATAGTTGCTTCAAGACTTCTCTCAAATCTTCCTTGTATTGATTATAAATTACTTTTCGTCTATACTTAGGTGTGAAGACGATATGATATTTGCACATCCATTTCGTGTGTGCCAGTTCATTGGCTTTCTTCGCCATTGAAATCACCTTTCCTTTCTCTAATAGTGGCTTGGACACCTCTATTATAATCGGAAAGGTGATTTTTTGTATAACTTACTGACTCGCACCCGCATAGCGGGTGGTTTATTATTTCACATGGATTCATTTCTCTTAAAGAGAAACTCACCCATGTTCAACAGGCTAAAGCCCATAAAACAAAAAACGAGGGTTTTGAATTTCTCATCCAAAACCCTCGTTTCGCTGTATCAATACAGAATATCTGAATTGATGTTCCCTAATATTATAATGCGGGAGATGGGACTTGAACCCACACGATCATACAACCACAAGATCCTTAGTCTTGCCTGTCTGCCAATTCCAGCACTCCCGCATGTCATATAAGAAATTTAAACCATACACCTATGACTATTTGTATAGCTCGTGCAGAAGAAGGGACTTGAACCCTCAAGGTATTGCTACCACACGGACCTGAACCGTGCGCGTCTGCCAATTCCGCCACTTCTGCATTTTGTTATTACCTCTCGCAACAACAATAGTTATTATAGTATACAAGCCCCTATCTGTCAACAACATTTCCCTATATTTTTGAAATATTTTTTTTGTATATATTTTTCATAAAATATTGACAATTTTACTTAAGGATGCTAAAATAGGCTTCGTTGTGCGGGAGTGCTGGAATTGGCAGACAGGCAAGACTAAGGATCTTGTGTCTGTATAGACGTGTGGGTTCAAGTCCCATCTCCCGCACTTTTTATTTTTTTTATTTTTCCTATTGACATATTTATCTTTTTGGGTATAATAGTTCATGTATTCCTCGATAGCTCAGTCGGTAGAGCAAACGGCTGTTAACCGTTGGGTCGTAGGTTCAAGTCCTACTCGGGGAGTTTTTTTATTGCCAGCAATGTATTTTATGCAGAACGTCATTCATTCAATTCTTTTATAACAGCAAGAACCCCTTCGTGATCATTATCCAGTGTTTCAAAAGCTGCACTTTCTTTTACTTCCTTCGGCGCATTTCCCATGGCATAGCCGTACTTCACAACCTTTAGCATGTCCATATCGTTATGTCCGTCACCAAACGCCATGGCTTCCTCCAGGGAAATTCCACGATAATTGCATAAGTAGGTGATTCCCGCTGATTTCTTTACACTTCCATGCATAACTTCCAGATAATTTTCATTCGACAACGCAATGGATAATTCCGGATAATCCTTTCTTAACCAGATTTCTACATTATGGATTTCCTTTGCCTCTCCCATCAATAGGAACTTATGGATTCCGCCTTCCTCCTCAAACTCTTTTTTGATATCCCCTTCGGCTGCATTTAACCCGGTGATCGCTTCCTCCCTCCGAACCCATGGATCATCAGCATTGTCAACGATCCACTTTTCATAGCCATAAGTATTGCAGCATATCCTGGGAAATTCTGTTTCTAATACTTTTTTAATTTTTAATGCATGATTCAGTTCCAGAAGACAGCTATATAATATTCTTCTGTTTGCATCGTATATCAAACCGCCGCTATAACTGATAATAGGGCTATGGCTGCCGATCTGGCGCCGAATGCTTGCCACACCTTCCGGCATTCTTGCTGAAACCAAAACAAAAGGTATCCCTTTTTGTTCCAGTTCAATGATTTTATTACGGGTTCCATCGGTTATCTGATGGCAGCTGTCAAGTAACGTTCCATCAATATCACTAAAGATTATCTTCACCCTGCCCGTTATATTGTTTTGCATCGCCATCTGTGAATCCTCCGTTTCATTGTCTGCTTCTTCACAATCCGCTGCTTCTTCCGGCTCAGAGTCTATAATATCAAATCACCTACTCCATTTTCCTTCCCTTGCAACCCATAAATCCAGATCAGGAAGGACAACCTGCCGTAACTGACTCCATGATACAACAAATACCCTGACAGTTAAACACAAATTATTTTTTGTGTTCAACCATCAGGGCACCATTTGCTTTACTCCAATACCTCTGCAGGTTTTTCAATCTCCATTTTTTCAGGAAGTATGAGATTCAGCACTAAGGCCATGACAAACACCACAGCCACGCAATTCTGTGCGAATACATCCTGAATGATTTCCGGGAATATGTGAAAAATTTCAGGAACCAGGGTAAACCCAATTCCCACACTAAGGGAAAGAGCGCTGATAATGGAATTTCTCTGGGAAAAACCAGCCCGGGCCATCATCTGCATTCCGCTTATGATGATGGATCCAAACATCATAATGGTACAGCCTCCCAGTACTGCATCTGGAAGAGATGCAAAAAAGGCACCGATCGGCGGAAATAAACCAGCCAGTATCATACAGACAGCCCCTGTCATAATGGTGTAACGGTTGACCACCTTTGTCATGGCAATGAGTCCTACATTCTGACTGAAAGAAGTAACCGGAAGGCAGCCAAACAGGGAAGAAATACTGCTGGCAAAACCATCACAGGCAAGGGATCCGGAGATCTCTTTTTCCGTTATCTCACGGTCAAGACCTGAAATTACCATTGCCGTGGTATCTCCGATTGTCTCTGTTGCTGAAACCAGGAATATCACCACCACTGACAAAATAGCGCCCATATGGAATTCCGGAAGATAAGGTAATACTCTGGGCAGAGATATGAATCCTCCGGTAAATATCCCACTCAAGTCCACAATTCCAAGAACAGCAGAAAGGATGTAGCCTACTGCCAGTCCAAATAAAACAGAAAGCTGCTTCCAAAAGGATTTGGCAAAAACGTTAAACAAGATGCTGCTAAGCAGCGTCACAAACCCTATTAAAAGATTAGTTGCCGACCCGAAAGAGTCACTGTAGCCGCCGCCAAAAGATCTGGCGCCAACGGTTAAAAGGGAAAAACCGATGGAAGTAACCACACAGGCCGAAACAATTGGAGAAATCAGCTTTCTCCAATACTTTGCAAAAAGCCCCAGGATTCCTTCAACTGCACCTCCAACGAGAATGGCCCCCAATATACCCGGATATCCGTATTTAACTCCCACCGAGCACAAAATAGTAACAAACGTAAAACTAACCCCCATGACGATAGGAAGCTTTGCCCCGATTTTCCATAACGGATACAGCTGAATCAAGGTGGCTATTCCCGCAACAAACATGGCATTCTGAATGAGTACGGCAGTCTGCCCTTGATCCAGCCCTGCTGCGCCCGTCACAATGACAATCGGGGTCAAATTGGCTACAAACATAGCCAGTACATGCTGCAAACCGAATGGTATCGCCTTTCCTAACGGCACACGCCCATCCAGCTTGTAAATATTATTCATGCTGATTTCCGAGTTACTTTTCATATTCCTTCTCCTTTTTTTGTATTTCAGTTTCTTGTAAAAAAATAACTTCCGAAGTTTAAAGACAGCAAAAATAAACTGCCTTTGTAGCCCTGACATTTCGGAAGTCGGATAGAGACGCCCAGGCCATTATCCCGGGCATATACAAGACACTGTATATAAAACTATTCATTTTTCACAAAAAACTGTTTTAGCATCTTATATGATATATCATTTTTCACATGTTTGTCAATATTTTTTTGGTTATCAAAAAATTATTTAGGTGACTCGTACATTATATTGTAATCCCGCGAACAGGATCTTATATATTTGCTTCTATTTCCCAAAAAACCACAATAAAACAGCCCCGAAGACAACGGTCACGGGGCTGTTTTATTGTTAAAGTTTTTAAAAACGAAGTTATTTTCCTTGCTTCTATCTTATCGTACG is a window of [Clostridium] saccharolyticum WM1 DNA encoding:
- a CDS encoding Cof-type HAD-IIB family hydrolase, with the protein product MAMQNNITGRVKIIFSDIDGTLLDSCHQITDGTRNKIIELEQKGIPFVLVSARMPEGVASIRRQIGSHSPIISYSGGLIYDANRRILYSCLLELNHALKIKKVLETEFPRICCNTYGYEKWIVDNADDPWVRREEAITGLNAAEGDIKKEFEEEGGIHKFLLMGEAKEIHNVEIWLRKDYPELSIALSNENYLEVMHGSVKKSAGITYLCNYRGISLEEAMAFGDGHNDMDMLKVVKYGYAMGNAPKEVKESAAFETLDNDHEGVLAVIKELNE
- a CDS encoding uracil-xanthine permease family protein; translation: MKSNSEISMNNIYKLDGRVPLGKAIPFGLQHVLAMFVANLTPIVIVTGAAGLDQGQTAVLIQNAMFVAGIATLIQLYPLWKIGAKLPIVMGVSFTFVTILCSVGVKYGYPGILGAILVGGAVEGILGLFAKYWRKLISPIVSACVVTSIGFSLLTVGARSFGGGYSDSFGSATNLLIGFVTLLSSILFNVFAKSFWKQLSVLFGLAVGYILSAVLGIVDLSGIFTGGFISLPRVLPYLPEFHMGAILSVVVIFLVSATETIGDTTAMVISGLDREITEKEISGSLACDGFASSISSLFGCLPVTSFSQNVGLIAMTKVVNRYTIMTGAVCMILAGLFPPIGAFFASLPDAVLGGCTIMMFGSIIISGMQMMARAGFSQRNSIISALSLSVGIGFTLVPEIFHIFPEIIQDVFAQNCVAVVFVMALVLNLILPEKMEIEKPAEVLE